In one window of Porites lutea chromosome 8, jaPorLute2.1, whole genome shotgun sequence DNA:
- the LOC140946045 gene encoding uncharacterized protein, with product MLRRHCVVIFLLLSYCFARPGNILNEIGDLYAEMSDLVNDDYEPSKQEDFGTEEGWKRDSIIENDPEIKEIADRDYDSTMGRIIAVNLAHWRKRQQKRTQQRVQNDNLEYPGNVEENIEMSNEENGFLFYQGDMILDCELYETLHPGKRCKQGDGATTRTKRNAVKERKLLWTSRVIPYYVPPHMSHINSNLMETINNIEKVSCLRFLRLPYAGQGNYIEFDNTDGCSSRVGIRYAKAARQIVSIGEGCNHVGTITHELMHALGFFHEQSRDDRDRFVEVKWENILDGFADQFDKYSYKTIDMNVGKNYDFLSIMHYDRRAFTKNGKETIVRIDNQAQEFGMPDLKSLSPMDILELNALYDCKTKYKGWTQWSVFSPCNEVCKKERQRYCYNSGNRKACGGKVNAYGVETQVVKCSKSECPAKVDGHWGRWSEWSKCDASCDDGIKKRTRMCNNPEPKHGGKYCPGIGSEEVVCTTRRCNLGYKDTDFETGMGMWRNIGQIRWLRHKGPTKTINTGPFRDHTTNKGYYLYMESSNPSRAVAVIESQPWLTAPEGGQCMKFFYNMYGKTMGSLKVAIQKQGEHAKVVFAKYGNQGMKWIAARVDLDIPQGKKYKIKIIAQIGKKGYSDIAIDDVYIDSGLCFCQDDYVSCSKWKAAGHCKTNPKFMRQHCARSCETCECKDDNQNCPAWAAQPDGCKKNLDYMRTSCKKSCNVCRDTAPTICKDNDETQCPAWAKLGYCSKNPLYMAKNCALSCGKCVCQDKNPRCPEWAQKQQCLKNKKWMFDHCLRSCHVCACGDNHFKCGVWAKLGECDKNKQFMEEQCKKSCQKC from the exons ATGCTTCGACGACACTGTGTAGTTATTTTTCTCCTTCTGAGCTATTGCTTTGCAAGACCGGGAAATATCTTAAACGAAATAGGCGATCTTTACGCAG AAATGAGTGACCTTGTCAATGACGATTATGAACCGTCAAAACAGGAGGATTTTGGAACAGAAG aaggcTGGAAAAGAGACAGTATCATTGAAAATGATcctgaaataaaagaaattgcaGACAGAG ATTACGACTCTACAATGGGACGCATTATCGCCGTAAACCTTGCTCACTGGCGGAAGCGTCAGcaaaaaagaacacaacaaCGTGTTCAGAATGACAACCTAGAGTACCCAGGAAACGTGGAGGAGAACATAGAAATGTCCAATGAAG aaAATGGCTTCTTATTTTATCAGGGAGACATGATACTCGATTGTGAGCTCTATGAAACACTTCACCCCGGAAAACGTTGTAAGCAAGGAGATGGAGCGACGACAAGAACAAAGAGAAACGCTGTTAAAGAGCGAAAGCTACTGTGGACTTCAAGGGTCATTCCATACTATGTCCCCCCTCATATGT CTCATATTAATAGCAACCTCATGGAAACCATAAATAACATCGAGAAGGTTTCATGTCTACGATTTTTACGTTTACCGTACGCTGGACAAGGGAATTACATCGAATTTGACAACACTGATGG ATGCTCCTCTAGAGTTGGCATACGATACGCCAAAGCTGCTCGTCAGATAGTTTCTATCGGCGAAGGATGTAACCATGTGGGAACCATTACACACGAACTCATGCATGCATTAG GATTTTTTCATGAGCAATCTCGAGACGATAGAGACCGTTTTGTGGAGGTCAAGTGGGAGAATATTCTCGACG GTTTTGCCGACCAATTTGACAAGTACTCCTATAAAACAATTGACATGAACGTTGGCAAAAATTATGATTTTCTGTCAATCATGCACTACGACCGAAGAGCCTTCACAAAGAATGGAAAGGAAACCATCGTACGCATAGACAACCAAGCCCAGGAATTTGGAATGCCTGATCTTAAGTCATTGAGCCCAATGGATATCTTGGAACTCAATGCCTTGTATGATTGCAAAA CAAAATATAAAGGGTGGACTCAGTGGTCAGTCTTTAGTCCTTGTAACGAAGTTTGCAAGAAAGAGAGACAACGATACTGCTACAACTCAGGAAATCGTAAGGCATGTGGTGGTAAAGTCAATGCGTATGGCGTCGAGACGCAAGTCGTAAAATGTAGCAAGTCTGAATGTCCAG CAAAAGTGGATGGTCACTGGGGTCGTTGGTCGGAATGGTCTAAGTGTGACGCATCTTGTGATGACGGCATTAAAAAAAGAACCCGGATGTGTAATAATCCTGAACCAAAGCATGGCGGGAAGTATTGTCCAGGGATTGGTAGTGAAGAAGTGGTATGCACAACTAGAAGATGTAATCTTG GATACAAAGACACTGACTTTGAAACAGGCATGGGTATGTGGAGAAACATTGGACAAATACGATGGCTGCGACACAAAGGACCAACCAAGACAATAAACACTGGGCCATTTAGAGATCACACAACCAACAAAG GCTATTATCTGTACATGGAGTCATCAAATCCTTCACGTGCTGTGGCTGTTATTGAAAGCCAGCCGTGGTTAACAGCTCCTGAAGGAGGACAATGCATGAAGTTCTTTTACAACATGTATGGGAAAACAATGGGCTCACTAAAAGTGGCCATACAGAAACAAGGAGAACATGCTAAAGTAGTTTTTGCCAAATATGGTAATCAAGGAATGAAGTGGATTGCAGCCAGAGTGGATTTAGACATTCCTCAAGGAAAGAAGTACAAG attaAAATCATTGCCCAGATTGGGAAGAAAGGCTACTCCGACATCGCTATTGATGATGTATACATCGACTCAGGACTTTGTT TTTGTCAGGACGACTACGTTTCCTGCTCCAAATGGAAGGCTGCAGGGCATTGCAAGACAAACCCCAAGTTCATGCGTCAACATTGTGCAAGAAGCTGTGAAACATGTG AATGTAAAGACGACAATCAAAACTGTCCAGCATGGGCTGCTCAGCCGGATGGgtgtaaaaaaaatcttgactACATGCGTACTTCGTGCAAGAAGAGCTGTAACGTTTGTC GTGACACCGCACCAACCATTTGTAAGGATAACGACGAGACTCAATGTCCAGCTTGGGCTAAGCTGGGATACTGTTCAAAGAATCCATTGTATATGGCCAAAAACTGTGCTTTGAGCTGTGGCAAATGTG TCTGCCAGGATAAGAATCCAAGGTGCCCAGAGTGGGCTCAGAAGCAACAGtgcttaaaaaacaagaagtggATGTTCGACCACTGTCTTAGAAGTTGCCATGTCTGTG cctgTGGAGATAACCATTTCAAATGTGGAGTGTGGGCAAAGTTAGGGGAATGCGACAAGAACAAACAATTTATGGAGGAACAGTGCAAAAAGAGTTGTCAAAAGTGCTGA
- the LOC140946044 gene encoding uncharacterized protein has protein sequence MLRLHLKDVLTLVVICYVVVTVIGLRLKPRKINGQSTSQMELIGQPTFNTSQSLKSNTSSWTHEESAVVVDNLPTKRQTQSADVDNPEESLFDIFHDKPIKEEFITNKDNAGPAYRRVIIIPNTVDALRIPHPYPFHPVRLLDAVIDPVRFIPSPLHIHHYRRVPVPVEVPKYQHIPQPYYVPYKPKPDYSVTDVQVYDPVNPCLNGGLPLASQFGYHCLCSKDYHGRFCDAKLYCSSSPCQNGGVCEEKENNYQCQCKDGYLGYNCEDKNLCRPNPCKNDGQCVETSTSYRCYCRPGFIGKACENLDYCDPNPCQNGGSCQQRMGFHECICHEQYKGKLCEQKRVCYSNPCRNGGKCVEDDPRFNCLCPHGYMLPHCKVHVCESNPCLNGGKCVPRKEDGYRWTYHCICSLLFKGDKCEIPNPCVTNPCLHGGSCIDSYSKYTGFPKDWNIGYLHYYCLCPPEYSGQKCEDNLCLKCDVNAFCNHGRCVCNEGFRGDGFKCNATEDPCIPNPCLNNGTCSNGPDESFDCTCPQGYFPPLCTKPFDQCIPNPCKNGGTCVKDGDSFHCICPVDYLLPDCANKTVNPCIPNPCQNKATCQPSDDKKSFTCNCKGNFKPPLCACDCPKGNPAWIPPILPQKCTESGDCYCPEYSGKTYSMTEQGCVEATKRNPCESNPCKNGGKCFNSQDGLSFTCQCPEECTGDLCQNCDPEKICPSGYCKNGGTCIIVGIKCFCKCPSGYLPPECAKTAPENRHVCHPNPCQNGGTCRKVRADAYECSCLVQFHGKHCERDKCMDCDVHANCHNGRCRCRRGYKGTGLKGDCKQELVCHTCPLNAVCVDGECSCIKGFYFIDNTCKIEDGG, from the exons ATGTTGCGTCTACATTTGAAGGATGTTTTGACTTTGGTGGTAATATGCTACGTAGTTGTAACGGTGATTGGACTGCGATTGAAGCCAAGAAAGATCAATGGACAATCAACTTCACAGATGGAGTTAATCGGTCAACCCACTTTTAACACTTCACAATCGCTTAAGAGCAATACCTCATCCTGGACTCATGAGGAGAGCGCGGTTGTTGTAGATAATCTTCCGACGAAGCGACAGACACAGTCAGCGGATGTTGATAATCCTGAAGAATCACTCTTCGACATTTTTCACGACAAGCCAATTAAGGAAGAATTTATTACGAACAAGGACAACGCGGGGCCAGCATATAGAAGGGTTATCATAATACCAAATACTGTCGATGCCTTAAGGATTCCTCACCCATACCCTTTTCATCCGGTGCGTCTTCTTGACGCTGTCATAGATCCTGTAAGGTTTATACCTAGTCCACTGCATATTCATCATTATAGAAGAGTGCCTGTACCTGTTGAAGTCCCAAAATATCAGCATATTCCCCAACCATATTATGTTCCTTACAAACCAAAGCCGGATTACAGTGTTACGGATGTTCAGGTGTATGACCCAG TAAATCCATGCTTGAACGGTGGTCTCCCATTGGCCAGTCAATTTGGTTACCATTGTCTATGTTCGAAGGACTATCATGGACGGTTTTGCGATG CCAAATTATACTGCTCATCAAGTCCATGTCAAAATGGAGGCGTAtgcgaagaaaaagaaaataattatcaatgtCAATGTAAAGATGGATATCTGGGCTACAATTGCGAAG ACAAGAACCTTTGCAGACCAAACCCATGCAAGAATGATGGCCAATGTGTGGAAACCTCGACCAGTTACAGGTGTTATTGTCGACCAGGATTCATTGGAAAAGCTTGTGAAA ATCTTGACTACTGTGATCCAAACCCATGTCAAAACGGGGGCTCCTGCCAACAGCGAATGGGATTTCACGAATGCATCTGTCACGAGCAATATAAGGGGAAACTTTGTGAAC AAAAGAGAGTGTGCTACTCAAATCCTTGCAGAAATGGCGGGAAATGCGTGGAGGATGATCCGAGGTTTAACTGCCTTTGCCCACATGGATACATGCTTCCGCACTGCAAAG TGCACGTGTGTGAGTCTAACCCTTGTCTAAACGGTGGGAAATGTGTTCCAAGGAAAGAAGACGGATATCGCTGGACTTATCATTGCATTTGCTCATTGCTTTTTAAAGGAGACAAGTGTGAAA TTCCAAATCCGTGTGTAACAAACCCATGTTTACATGGAGGGTCCTGTATCGACTCTTACAGTAAGTACACTGGATTTCCTAAAGACTGGAACATCGGCTATCTGCACTACTACTGCTTATGTCCGCCGGAATATTCAGGACAAAAATGCGAAG ATAATTTATGTCTCAAGTGTGATGTGAATGCGTTTTGTAATCATGGCCGCTGTGTTTGTAATGAAGGATTCAGAGGAGACGGCTTCAAGTGCAATG CCACTGAAGATCCGTGCATTCCCAATCCATGTCTCAACAATGGCACGTGTAGTAATGGCCCAGACGAAAGTTTCGACTGCACATGCCCTCAAGGATATTTCCCACCCCTTTGTACAA AACCATTTGATCAATGCATACCCAATCCTTGCAAGAATGGTGGCACATGCGTCAAAGACGGGGATTCCTTTCATTGTATCTGTCCAGTGGATTATCTACTCCCTGACTGTGCAAACA AGACTGTGAATCCGTGTATTCCTAATCCTTGTCAAAACAAAGCAACATGTCAGCCGAGTGACGACAAGAAAAGTTTTACTTGCAACTGTAAAGGAAACTTCAAGCCTCCTCTTTGTG CATGTGACTGTCCCAAGGGTAATCCGGCATGGATTCCTCCAATTCTTCCACAAAAGTGCACAGAAAGCGGAGACTGTTACTGCCCAGAGTATAGCGGCAAGACGTATAGTATGACAGAGCAGGGCTGTGTGGAAGCAA CAAAAAGAAACCCTTGCGAAAGTAACCCTTGTAAAAATGGCGGCAAGTGCTTTAACAGTCAAGATGGGCTTTCGTTTACCTGCCAGTGTCCAGAGGAGTGTACTGGAGATCTGTGTCAAAATTGTGATC CTGAGAAGATTTGCCCTTCAGGATATTGTAAAAATGGGGGCACGTGTATAATCGTGGGAATAAAGTGTTTCTGTAAGTGTCCATCAGGCTATTTACCCCCGGAATGCGCGAAAACAGCGCCAG AAAACCGCCACGTTTGTCACCCTAACCCTTGTCAGAACGGGGGTACCTGTAGAAAAGTACGAGCTGACGCATATGAATGTAGCTGCTTGGTGCAGTTCCATGGTAAACACTGTGAAC GAGACAAATGTATGGATTGTGATGTGCACGCCAATTGCCACAATGGCCGCTGCAGATGCAGGCGCGGCTACAAAGGAACTGGACTAAAAGGAGATTGTAAACAAG agcTAGTGTGCCATACATGTCCTTTAAATGCTGTTTGTGTTGACGGTGAATGTTCTTGTATCAAAGGTTTCTATTTTATTGACAACACTTGCAAGATAGAAG ATGGAGGCTGA